A genomic stretch from Balaenoptera musculus isolate JJ_BM4_2016_0621 chromosome 9, mBalMus1.pri.v3, whole genome shotgun sequence includes:
- the LOC118900822 gene encoding vacuolar protein sorting-associated protein 26A-like — protein MGFLGGFFGPICEINVVLNDGETRKMAEMKTEVGKVEKRYLFYDGESVSGKVNLAFQQPGKRLEHQGIRIEFVGQTELFNDKSNTHEFVNLVKELALPGELTQSRSYDFAFMQVEKPCESYIGANVCLRYFLKVTIVRRLTDLVKEYDLTVHQLATYPDVNNSIKTEVGTEDCLHIEFEYNKSKHHLKDVTVGKIYFLLVRIKIQHMELQLIKKEITELDPVPQQKQKQSLNMK, from the coding sequence ATGGGTTTTCTTGGAGGATTTTTTGGTCCCATTTGTGAGATCAATGTTGTTCTTAATGATGGGGAAACCAGGAAAATGGCGGAAATGAAAACTGAAGTTGGCAAAGTAGAAAAACGCTATCTTTTCTATGATGGAGAATCTGTTTCAGGAAAGGTAAACCTAGCCTTTCAGCAACCTGGAAAGAGGCTAGAGCACCAAGGAATCAGAATTGAATTTGTAGGTCAAACTGAACTTTTCAATGACAAGAGTAATACTCACGAATTTGTAAACCTAGTGAAAGAACTAGCCTTACCTGGAGAACTGACTCAGAGCAGAAGTTATGATTTTGCATTTATGCAAGTTGAAAAGCCATGCGAATCTTATATCGGTGCCAATGTCTGCTTAAGGTATTTCCTTAAAGTGACAATAGTAAGAAGACTGACAGACTTGGTAAAAGAATATGACCTTACTGTCCACCAGCTTGCTACCTATCCTGACGTCAACAACTCTATTAAGACGGAAGTGGGCACTGAAGATTGTCTACACATAGAATTTGAATATAATAAATCAAAGCATCATTTAAAGGATGTGACTGTGGGAAAAATTTACTTCTTATTAGTAAGAATAAAAATCCAACATATGGAGTTACAACTGATTAAAAAAGAGATCACGGAATTGGACCCAGTGccacaacagaaacagaaacaatcgCTAAATATGAAATAA